Proteins encoded together in one Penicillium digitatum chromosome 1, complete sequence window:
- a CDS encoding Phosphate-repressible acid phosphatase, which yields MFTKQTLLAFIGALALAAAKTTTEKTPTQAEIDAARATVLPYSPVSNVKGLVFDRFVNIWLENTDFETAALDENLSKLAKEGILLTNYFAITHPSEPNYCASAGGDTFGMDSDDFLQIPANVSTIADLFDIKHIAWGEYQEDMLLPQHMFITPNMTNDSHDTNVTVAGDWVARFLPPLLKNEHFNRDSLVLLTFDETGNYSHPNRIFSFLVGGAIPEHLKGTTDDTFYTHYSIIASLSANWGLPSLGRWDCGANLLEMVAEKTGYVNWKVDASNAYVNQTYPGPLSTKNYSSKWAVPAIKGKCSAGHGIAQVVKQTYHGLQPTYDYTSPVPYDATSGNNIGIKYHRTLKHGKTETGVTGQTSDSQMPI from the exons ATGTTCACCAAACAAACTCTTCTCGCGTTCATCGGGGCACTGGCCCTGGCCGCGGCCAAGACGACCACTGAAAAGACCCCAACTCAGGCCGAGATTGATGCAGCCCGTGCGACGGTCCTGCCTTACTCTCCGGTATCAAATGTAAAAGGCTTGGTTTTTGATCGCTTCGTCAACATCTGGCTGGAGAACACA GACTTTGAAACCGCAGCTTTAGACGAGAACCTGTCCAAGCTGGCTAAGGAGGGTATTCTCCTGACGAACTACTTTGCCATCACTCACCCCTCGGAGCCCAACTACTGTGCTTCCGCCGGGGGTGACACTTTCGGCATGGACAGTGACGACTTCCTGCAGATCCCCGCCAATGTCTCAACTATTGCCGATCTGTTTGACATCAAGCACATCGCTTGGGGCGAGTACCAAGAGGACATGCT CCTTCCCCAGCACATGTTCATTACACCGAATATGACTAACGACTCTCACGACACCAACGTCACTGTGGCCGGCGACTGGGTTGCTCGCTTCCTCCCTCCCCTGCTGAAAAACGAGCACTTCAACAGGGATAGCCTGGTGCTACTTACATTTGATGAGACGGGCAACTACTCCCACCCTAACCGGATCTTCAGCTTCCTGGTGGGAGGTGCTATCCCGGAGCACCTGAAGGGCACCACCGACGACACCTTCTACACACACTACTCAATCATCGCCTCCCTATCCGCCAACTGGGGTCTGCCCTCGCTTGGCCGCTGGGATTGTGGTGCCAACCTGCTGGAGATGGTCGCTGAGAAGACCGGTTATGTCAACTGGAAAGTTGATGCTAGCAATGCCTATGTCAACCAGACTTACCCTGGCCCTCTGTCTACCAAGAACTATTCCTCCAAGTGGGCTGTTCCTGCCATCAAGGGCAAGTGCTCTGCTGGCCATGGTATTGCTCAAGTTGTGAAGCAGACCTACCACGGTCTCCAGCCTACCTACGACTACACCAGCCCTGTGCCCTATGATGCGACCAGTGGAAACAACATCGGTATCAAGTACCACCGTACTCTG AAGCACGGTAAGACGGAGACTGGTGTCACTGGGCAAACCAGCGATTCTCAAATGCCCATATGA
- a CDS encoding Major facilitator superfamily domain, general substrate transporter → MWTTTTGLRGKKLRLAITFTSVVGFSLFGYDQGLMSGIISGDQFTKEFPALYGDSEHVAVLRGAVTACYELGCFFGAIFTLIYGQRIGRTPLLVAGGLLMILGTVISTAAFGPHWGLGQFVVGRVISGIGNGMDTATIPVWQSECSRAHNRGFLVCFEGAIVAVGTFVAYWIDFGLSYVDSSVQWRFPIAFQILFAILVTVGALMLPESPRWFVMQGHDQEALHVLAQLNGSDVDADDVLADFNLMKADLKAMQSVEESSWGILFTGGKTQNFQRLMIGCSGQFFQQFTGCNAAIYYSTLLFQQNLHMTGKLPLVLGGVFATVYALATIPSFFMIERVGRRNLFLIGFLGQGLSFIITMACLIDSSTQSAKGAIVGIFLFICFFAFTTLPLPWIYPPEINPLRTRTKAASASTCMNWITNFAVVMFTPVFSNRSDWGIYLFFALINFIAIPFAWFFYCETAGRDLEEIDIIFAKAHIEGKWPYQVAQQLPKLSIAEITQMQNELGLDTPDHQVNSEAEKAETAMSSGSETKYDE, encoded by the coding sequence ATGTGGACCACAACTACCGGCTTGCGGGGCAAGAAGCTCCGTCTTGCCATCACCTTTACATCCGTCGTTGGATTCTCACTTTTCGGTTATGATCAGGGCTTGATGTCCGGTATCATCTCTGGTGACCAATTCACTAAGGAATTTCCTGCTCTCTATGGTGACAGCGAGCACGTCGCCGTCCTGCGTGGAGCGGTCACTGCCTGTTACGAACTTGGGTGTTTCTTCGGTGCTATCTTCACTTTGATTTATGGTCAACGCATTGGCCGCACTCCTCTCCTGGTGGCCGGTGGTCTTCTAATGATACTTGGTACTGTCATCTCTACTGCTGCATTCGGCCCTCACTGGGGATTGGGCCAGTTCGTTGTTGGACGTGTTATTTCCGGAATTGGAAATGGCATGGACACCGCGACTATCCCCGTCTGGCAGTCTGAGTGCTCGCGTGCTCATAATCGTGGTTTCCTTGTCTGCTTCGAGGGTGCTATCGTCGCCGTCGGTACCTTTGTCGCATACTGGATTGACTTCGGTCTCTCTTATGTCGACAGCTCTGTTCAGTGGCGGTTCCCTATCGCCTTCCAGATCCTGTTCGCCATTCTCGTCACTGTTGGTGCTCTTATGCTCCCCGAGTCGCCTCGTTGGTTCGTCATGCAGGGTCATGACCAGGAGGCCCTCCATGTCCTCGCCCAGCTTAATGGTAGTGATGTCGATGCGGATGATGTGCTTGCTGATTTCAACCTCATGAAGGCGGATCTTAAGGCAATGCAGAGCGTTGAAGAGAGCAGCTGGGGTATTCTCTTCACTGGCGGTAAGACTCAGAACTTCCAACGTTTGATGATCGGTTGCTCTGGTCAGTTCTTCCAGCAGTTCACTGGTTGCAACGCCGCTATCTACTACTCGACCCTACTCTTCCAGCAGAACTTGCATATGACCGGCAAGCTTCCCCTAGTTCTAGGAGGTGTTTTCGCCACTGTCTACGCTCTGGCCACTATTCCATCCTTCTTCATGATTGAGAGGGTCGGTCGCCGGAACCTCTTCTTGATTGGTTTCCTCGGCCAGGGTCTTAGTTTCATTATCACTATGGCTTGTCTCATTGACTCAAGCACGCAGAGCGCCAAGGGTGCCATCGTCGGTATCTTCTTGTTTATCTGCTTCTTCGCCTTTACTACGCTGCCTCTGCCCTGGATCTACCCCCCGGAAATCAACCCTCTTCGCACCCGTACCAAGGCCGCCTCCGCTTCCACCTGTATGAACTGGATCACCAACTTCGCTGTCGTCATGTTCACTCCTGTGTTCTCCAACAGGTCCGACTGGGGTATCTATCTGTTCTTCGCGCTTATTAACTTCATCGCCATCCCCTTCGCCTGGTTCTTCTACTGTGAGACCGCTGGTCGTGATCTCGAGGAAATTGACATCATCTTCGCAAAGGCCCACATTGAGGGCAAATGGCCCTATCAGGTCGCACAGCAGCTGCCTAAGCTCTCCATTGCCGAGATTACCCAGATGCAGAATGAGCTGGGTCTTGATACCCCCGACCACCAGGTCAACTCCGAAGCCGAGAAGGCTGAGACTGCCATGAGCAGCGGCAGTGAGACCAAGTACGACGAGTAA